In Procambarus clarkii isolate CNS0578487 chromosome 60, FALCON_Pclarkii_2.0, whole genome shotgun sequence, one genomic interval encodes:
- the LOC138353952 gene encoding uncharacterized protein, whose translation MSAQPTKVVKPLKLHSLKGVSAKEFQEAQRKDPTLRKLREYAAEGKVFTLNERKYKYLEVPQASTRFSPFELLYGRTVKGPLHVLKKLWEEEDCTPETKATYEYVIDLRNRLEETCKLAREELAKAKEYQKSRYDQKARERKFKVGDKVLLLFPTSRNKNIESLRLLQSKGPFTITECSHSLTYVVCVKGVNKKYHVNMLKRYEERDDASSSSEESEDSASPCSPY comes from the exons ATGAGTGCGCAACCCACCAAAGTGGTCAAGCCGCTGAAACTACATTCTTTGAAAGGAGTAAGCGCTAAAGAGTTCCAGGAAGCTCAAAGGAAAGACCCCACACTCAGGAAGTTGAGAGAGTATGCCGCAGAGGGCAAGGTCTTCACCTTGAATGAGCGCAAGTATAAGTACTT GGAAGTACCCCAGGCAAGTACCCGGTTCTCACCGTTCGAGCTCCTGTATGGTCGCACGGTAAAGGGACCGCTGCATGTGTTGAAGAAACTATGGGAGGAGGAAGACTGTACCCCAGAAACCAAGGCGACGTATGAGTACGTCATAGATTTGAGGAACCGTCTAGAAGAGACGTGTAAGTTGGCCAGGGAGGAACTCGCCAAGGCTAAGGAGTACCAGAAGAGCAGGTACGACCAGAAGGCCAGGGAGAGGAAGTTTAAAGTGGGAGATAAAGTACTCCTACTTTTCCCTACAAGCAGGAACAAGAATATCGAGTCCCTTCGACTGCTACAGTCGAAgggacccttcaccatcactgagTGCAGTCACTCATTGACATACGTCGTATGCGTAAAGGGGGTCAATAAGAAGTACCATGTTAACATGTTAAAACGTTATGAGGAACGTGATGATGCGTCATCAAGTTCAGAGGAGAGTGAAGATAGTGCCTCTCCGTGTAGTCCATACTAG